In Polyodon spathula isolate WHYD16114869_AA chromosome 55, ASM1765450v1, whole genome shotgun sequence, a single genomic region encodes these proteins:
- the LOC121307417 gene encoding histone H2A-like, protein MSGRGKTGGKARAKAKTRSSRAGLQFPVGRVHRLLRKGNYAERVGAGAPVYLAAVLEYLTAEILELAGNAARDNKKTRIIPRHLQLAVRNDEELNKLMGGVTIAQGGVLPNIQAVLLPKKTEKPAKK, encoded by the coding sequence ATGTCTGGAAGAGGAAAGACCGGCGGTAAAGCCCGTGCTAAGGCAAAGACTCGCTCCTCCAGGGCCGGGCTGCAGTTTCCAGTCGGCCGTGTCCACAGGCTGCTGCGGAAGGGAAACTATGCCGAGCGTGTCGGCGCTGGAGCCCCGGTCTATCTGGCCGCTGTGCTCGAGTACCTGACTGCTGAAATCCTGGAGCTGGCCGGGAACGCCGCCCGGGACAACAAGAAAACCCGAATCATCCCGCGTCACCTGCAGCTCGCTGTGCGCAACGACGAGGAGCTCAACAAGCTGATGGGAGGCGTGACCATCGCTCAGGGCGGAGTGCTGCCCAACATCCAGGCCGTGCTGCTGCCCAAGAAAACCGAGAAGCCAGCCAAGAAGTAA